One Branchiostoma floridae strain S238N-H82 chromosome 15, Bfl_VNyyK, whole genome shotgun sequence DNA window includes the following coding sequences:
- the LOC118431917 gene encoding thioredoxin-like, whose amino-acid sequence MVRQVDTREEFQAVLTEAGDRLVVVDFMAQWCGPCKAIAPEVEKTEEEFGDEVIFIKVDVDVNKETSEECNISCMPTFHFYKNSQKVAEFSGANAVKLRGFINEHK is encoded by the exons ATGGTGAGACAAGTAGACACACGC GAGGAATTCCAGGCCGTGTTAACAGAAGCAGGAGATAGGCTAGTGGTGGTGGATTTCATGGCACAGTGGTGCGGACCCTGCAAGGCCATAGCGCCTGAGGTAGAG aAAACGGAGGAGGAATTCGGTGATGAAGTGATCTTCATCAAGGTCGATGTGGATGTCAATAAG GAAACTTCAGAGGAATGCAACATCTCTTGTATGCCGACATTTCACTTCTACAAAAACTCACAAAAG GTTGCCGAATTCAGCGGTGCCAATGCAGTCAAACTCAGGGGATTCATTAATGAGCATAAGTGA